A single region of the Sphaeramia orbicularis chromosome 6, fSphaOr1.1, whole genome shotgun sequence genome encodes:
- the ankrd34c gene encoding ankyrin repeat domain-containing protein 34C, with translation MANILELRTDGNSLLKAVWLRRLRLTRLLLEGGAYINESNERGETPLMVACMSTHTDQQSVSKEKLVKYLLDNQADPNIQDKAGRTALMHACIHKAGHEVVDHLLSNGADPSLEDRSGASALVYAINADDKETLKLLLDACKAKGKEVIIITTDKSPSGTKTTKQYLNVPPSPELDERSFSAYCTSPSDINVTASPTPEEEQQNTVFSFQTKLKISSSAAKLANGPTSPTRRPANPKRARLPQLKRLQSEPWGLIAPSVLAAAATHEESKKASSDEDVVAGVNGLSLSKRSVLSRHNSVDGKDSVFPLVGEQPCKMTTSLSVPPTSKAAYERSLSQHQPLARRSTVPAEQESSSCNSGPASLRDTKHRRRLGNDHYDSDSQLYSDSAMLDSPKVPVERRKLNTSPLAMLTSSRESLDSNASTSSPSTARRRAPGLLERRGSGTLLLDHISHTRPGHLPPLNINPNPPIPNIGASSKPSSPLATGIRSIAPVAPNTPKRGGLMSKKKLVRRHSMQVEQMKQLSDFEELAH, from the coding sequence ATGGCAAATATTCTGGAGCTGCGGACAGATGGAAACTCACTCCTGAAGGCGGTATGGCTCAGACGCCTGAGACTCACCAGGCTCCTTTTGGAAGGAGGTGCATACATCAACGAGAGCAATGAACGTGGAGAGACGCCTCTTATGGTGGCCTGCATGTCCACACATACTGATCAGCAGAGTGTGAGCAAAGAGAAGCTGGTGAAATATTTACTGGACAACCAGGCAGACCCCAACATACAGGACAAAGCAGGTAGGACAGCACTGATGCACGCCTGCATCCACAAGGCAGGACACGAGGTGGTGGATCATCTACTCAGCAATGGAGCTGATCCCAGTCTGGAGGACAGGAGCGGGGCCTCAGCACTGGTTTATGCCATCAATGCAGATGATAAGGAGACATTAAAACTGCTGTTGGATGCATGCAAAGCTAAAGGCAAGGAGGTCATCATAATCACCACAGACAAGTCGCCGTCAGGCACTAAAACCACCAAACAGTACCTTAATGTCCCCCCATCACCAGAGCTGGATGAGAGGTCCTTTTCAGCCTACTGCACCTCTCCCTCTGATATCAATGTGACTGCATCTCCCACACCTGAAGAAGAGCAACAAAACACAGTCTTCAGTTTTCAGACAAAACTAAAAATCTCTAGTTCAGCTGCAAAGCTGGCGAACGGGCCGACTTCACCAACACGTCGGCCTGCAAACCCTAAGCGCGCACGATTACCTCAGCTGAAGCGACTGCAGTCAGAACCATGGGGGTTGATTGCTCCCTCTGTCCTAGCTGCAGCTGCCACCCATGAAGAAAGCAAGAAAGCAAGCTCTGATGAGGATGTTGTGGCAGGTGTAAATGGTCTCTCGTTGAGTAAGAGGTCAGTTTTATCTCGACATAACAGTGTAGATGGAAAGGACAGTGTATTCCCACTAGTGGGTGAGCAACCTTGCAAAATGACAACCTCTCTATCAGTTCCTCCAACGTCAAAAGCAGCATACGAGCGATCTCTAAGCCAGCACCAGCCACTGGCGAGGCGCAGTACTGTGCCCGCAGAGCAGGAGAGCAGCAGCTGCAACAGCGGACCAGCCAGTTTGAGAGATACGAAGCATAGGAGACGTCTGGGGAATGATCACTATGACTCAGACTCACAGCTCTATTCAGACTCTGCCATGTTAGACTCTCCTAAGGTCCCAGTGGAGCGAAGGAAACTAAACACTTCTCCACTTGCAATGTTAACCAGCTCCAGAGAATCACTAGACAGCAATGCCAGCACATCCTCCCCCAGCACAGCACGCCGGCGTGCACCAGGCCTACTGGAGAGGAGAGGCTCAGGCACCCTGCTGCTGGACCACATCTCTCACACCAGGCCCGGCCACCTGCCCCCTCTCAACATCAACCCAAACCCTCCCATCCCCAATATCGGGGCCAGTAGCAAGCCCTCCTCACCTCTGGCCACAGGGATCAGATCGATAGCTCCAGTAGCACCAAACACACCAAAGAGAGGTGGCCTCATGTCCAAGAAGAAGCTTGTGAGAAGGCACTCTATGCAAGTGGAGCAGATGAAACAGCTTTCTGATTTTGAAGAGCTGGCTCATTAG